In the Bacillus sp. FJAT-42376 genome, GATGAAACTTCTTGGGACTGCATTTGCTTTAATCCGATTTGTACGGTTCTTACTTTTTCGTTGTTCGTTACGAGAAGAGGCCACAGGTACATATTCCAAGTGGTTAAGAAGCCATAAATGGCAAGAGTGATGATGCTTGTCCTCGATACCGGCAGAACCACTCCCCAGAAAAAACGGAAACGGCTGATTCCGGCTACCTTGGATGCTTCATAAAGCTCGTGCGGAATGGTTTTAAACTGCTGCCTGAGCAAAAAAGTGCCGAATGCCAGTGCGAAAAACGGAATGGTCAGTGAACTGTACTGATTAATCCAGCCAAGCTTTTGCACCGTCATGAAGTTCGGGACCATCGTAGCCTCCCATGGGATCATCATCGTCGAGATAAAAAGAAAGAAGATAGCATCCCTTCCTTTAAACTTGATAAAGACAAAAGCAAATGCCGCCAGAGAGGATACGATAAGCTGTCCTGCTGTGACAATAACCGAGACCGCGAGACTATTCATTAAAAAGTGAAGCAGCGGTACCTTTTGAAAGGCAGCCTGATAGTTTTCAAAAGAAAAAGAAGATGGAATCAGCTTCCCCTGAAGCACTTCTCCTCCCTGCATAAAACTGATCATGACCGCGTAAACAATCGGGAACATCATAAAAAGAGCAGCTAAAACAAGGACCATGTATAATAAACTTTTTCTCATCCTGCTCATTGATAATGCACCTTCTTTTCTCCCAGCTTAAATTGCAGAATTGTGACAGCGAGGATACAGAAAAACAGCATGACTGCCTGGGCACTCGCGGATCCTGCATTGTAGTTAATGAAAGCATCCTGATAGATTGAATACACGATGACATTCGTAGATTGAACAGGGCCGCCCTTCGTCAGAATATCAATCTGTCCAAACGTTTGAAAGGCATTAATCAGAGAAACAGTCGTGATAAAAAACAGTGTGGGAGAGAGCATCGGCAAGGTAATCTTTCTGAGCTGATAAAAAGACCCAGCCCCTGAAATCCTCGCACTCTCATAAAGCTGTTCATCAATGTTCTGCAAGCCCCCCAGAAGGATGAGGAAAGCGAAGCCTGTGTTCATCCAAATAGTCGATAGGGATACAGCGAGCAGTGCCGTGTTCGGATCCAGGAGCCACTGTGAACCCTCAAACCCTAATAGATTCAAAATCTTATTAAAAACCCCAATCGAAGGATTATACATAAACATCCAAATAACGGACGAAGCCGCGACACTCATTCCCATCGTCGAAGAGAACAGCGTACGGAATATCCCAATCCCTCTCAGGCTGGAATTTGCGATCAGCGCTAAAAACAGCGCAAGTACAATTCCTGCGGGAACCGTGTACAGAACGAAAAGCCCCGTCGCTTTTGCACTGTTGAGAAAAGCTTCAGACTGAAGCAGATAAGTAAAGTTGTCCAGTCCTATAAAAGCAATCGGGTTCCCCTGGGGATCGGTGTAATACAAGCTTAAAAAAAGTGTTTTGATCATCGGGTAGAAAAGGAAGACTCCGAACAGCAGCAGCGACGGCAAAAGATAAAGGATACCTGCTGTAAAATCAGAAATGCCCCGGCCGGTTTGCGCTTTTACTTCTGCTGTTTTCTGCTGAACTTGTAAGCTTGTATTCATATCATCTTCTCCACAGCGGAATGAGACGTGACCGGGAACGATATCCTTCTTCCGTTCTCTGAGTCAAAAAACAGCAAATCCTTTTCACTGAATGATAAATTAACCGGATCGCCAGGCTGCATGACCCATTGTCCGGGCCATCTTGCAATCCATTGCTTATCCTTTGAAATGTTGAAGCTTATGAGCGTTTCTGTTCCAAGAATCTCTGCATTTGCAACCGTTCCGCGAAGAACCATGTCGCCTTCCTGTTCTTTTTTTAAGTGTTCAGGGCGAATACCCGCTTCCACTTTTCCTGATCCAAGAGCAAGCAGTGTTTCTTTAGAAAGAGGAATGGCATGATGCTCTCCGAGAACGAGACTGCCTCCATCAACTGCACCTTGTGCAAGATTCATTGGAGGAGATCCAATAAATGACGCAACAAAGGAATTGGCTGGATTGTTATAAATTTCAAGAGGTTTTCCCAGCTGCTGAATGCTGCCTTCATGCATAATCATCATGCGGTCTGCCATCGTCATCGCCTCTGTTTGATCATGCGTTACATAAATCATCGTAATGCCAAGCTTTCTTTGAATCTGACGAATTTCCGAACGCATCTTTGCCCGTAATTTAGCATCCAAATTGGATAATGGCTCATCCATGAGGCAAATGGGTGCATGGGTCACAATCGCTCTTGCGAGGGCCACGCGCTGCCTTTGTCCGCCTGAAAGCTCGCGTGGCTTCCTTTTTAATAGAGCAGACAGACCAAGCATGTCACAGGCTTCCTCACACCTTTTCTTTTGTTCCTGCTTGGAAATTTTCTTTGAATGAAGGCCAAACGTGATATTTTCTGCTACCGTCAAATGCGGATAAAGAGCATAGTTTTGAAAAACCATGGATAAATCCCGTTTGCTCGGATGCAAATGATTGGCTTCCTTTCCCCCGATCCTTAAGGTTCCTTCACTTACTTCCTCTAATCCGGCAATCATGCGGAGTATGGTGCTTTTTCCGCAGCCTGACGGACCGACGAGCACAAAAAATTCACCTTCCTGAATCACTGCGTCGATCGAATCAATGACTTTGTTTTTACCGTCATAGGTTTTGCTGAGGCTGGAAAGCTCAACACTTTTCATCCTAATCTCCACCTTTCCGCTTAACCTGGAAATTCAGGCTTTTTCCAAAGCCATGGCTTTCCTGTCGAAACTGCCATTGCGCCGCTCTCTAATGCAGCTTGAATGTGCTCTTTATTTGAAATCAATCCGCCGGTAATAATCGGCAAATCCGTTTTAGACTTCACCTTCGTTATTAATTCGGGAATAAGACCGGGCATAAGCTCCAGCGCATCCGGCTTGATTTCCGAGGATGTTTGAAGACCATGTTTCAGCGCATCTGTATCTACGAGAAACAGCCGCTGAATCGTTAAAAGCCCTTCTTTTTTGGCGAACTGGATCAGCGAACTTTTCGTCGTGACAATCCCGGTAGGCTGAACATATTTCGCAATAAATTTCAGCCCTTCTCTGTCAAAGCTGATTCCGGGGATTTTTTCCAGATGCAGAAAAACAAACCGCCCGTTTTTTTTCAGCAAATCAACGTAGCGCTTGATCACACTGATATTCCCAGTTAAAAGAAACGCTGACTGAATATCCGACTCTAAAAAAAGCTCCAGGCTCTTTGGATCCTTTATTGAGGAAATGAGACGGTCATTCTCAAGATGTTCAATAAATTCACGATTTCTATCCATCCCGTTTCCTTCCTTTCGCTTTAAATAAAAAAATCCATAAAAACATAAGAGGTTCGAATTCTTCCTCCTGTTTCTATGGTTTCTCCTATTTAACCCATTTACTATTCACTTGTCTTTCTTATCTTTATTCTAGTTCATCATTATTAAGAGACTATTTACACGGTGTATAGCAATGTAAATATTATGTGTTAAGTTTGTTAATTAAATGGAAAAAAGCCCCTCCAAAAGGAAGAGCTGGTATCCGGGATCCCAAATATGTTTTATATTTCTTCTAAAAGTTCTCTTAAATCGGAGACGATGATGGCTGGTTTAAATCCCATTCGCGAAACCGGCTCTTCTTTCCGGTTGACCCAGGCTGTTTTGAATCCAAAGCTTGATGCTCCCGCAATGTCCCATTGATTGGAGGACACGAACAGAATGTCTGTTTTATGGAGTCCCAGCTTGTCCATTGCATACTGATAAGCAGAAGGTGAAGGCTTATACTGGCGGACTTCATCCGCACTCAGTATTCCCAGCAGGTTTTCTAAACCGCTGTTCCTGACTAGCGGATCAAGCATTCCCTGTGTCCCGTTCGAATAAATAAACGTTTGTTTATCCTTAAGTTTTGTCAGTACCTCTTCTGTTTCCTCATATGGAGAAAGCTGTTCGTATGCTTTCATCAAGTCTTCCATTATCTCTCCGCTTCCATGAACTTGATGGATGTCAAGAGCCGCTACTAACGCCTTCTTCGTCAAATCATCGAATGGCTTGTACGCTTGGAGGATTTGGCTGAGGAAGCAGTATTCCAGCTGTTTTTCTCTCCACGTTCTGCTAATGGCCTCTCCTTTACCTTTAAAATATTGCTCGCATTTCTCTTTTACCGAGTACACGTCAAACAGCGTTCCATATGCATCAAACAAGATTGTCTTTACTGTCACGGAAATGACCTCCTTTTTATCCTACTGCTTATATTTCACTAAATAGCTTCCCGAAAACACGCAAATGTGATTTTATAAGCAAAATCGGGTATTGGATTCTATGAGATAAATAATTGGAGGAAAAACTGATGACAAACAATCCCGAACTTTTTTCAGAACAATTACTCGGACCCTATAAATTAAAAAACCGATTAATCGTAGCTCCTATGACACGAGTCAGTGCAGATGAGGACGGGATGGCGAATTCACGGATGGAGCGGTATTACA is a window encoding:
- a CDS encoding carbohydrate ABC transporter permease is translated as MSRMRKSLLYMVLVLAALFMMFPIVYAVMISFMQGGEVLQGKLIPSSFSFENYQAAFQKVPLLHFLMNSLAVSVIVTAGQLIVSSLAAFAFVFIKFKGRDAIFFLFISTMMIPWEATMVPNFMTVQKLGWINQYSSLTIPFFALAFGTFLLRQQFKTIPHELYEASKVAGISRFRFFWGVVLPVSRTSIITLAIYGFLTTWNMYLWPLLVTNNEKVRTVQIGLKQMQSQEVSSEWGTVMAAAVIVVLPTLILLFAGQKHLQKGLTQGAIK
- a CDS encoding ABC transporter ATP-binding protein codes for the protein MKSVELSSLSKTYDGKNKVIDSIDAVIQEGEFFVLVGPSGCGKSTILRMIAGLEEVSEGTLRIGGKEANHLHPSKRDLSMVFQNYALYPHLTVAENITFGLHSKKISKQEQKKRCEEACDMLGLSALLKRKPRELSGGQRQRVALARAIVTHAPICLMDEPLSNLDAKLRAKMRSEIRQIQRKLGITMIYVTHDQTEAMTMADRMMIMHEGSIQQLGKPLEIYNNPANSFVASFIGSPPMNLAQGAVDGGSLVLGEHHAIPLSKETLLALGSGKVEAGIRPEHLKKEQEGDMVLRGTVANAEILGTETLISFNISKDKQWIARWPGQWVMQPGDPVNLSFSEKDLLFFDSENGRRISFPVTSHSAVEKMI
- a CDS encoding glycerol-3-phosphate responsive antiterminator, whose amino-acid sequence is MDRNREFIEHLENDRLISSIKDPKSLELFLESDIQSAFLLTGNISVIKRYVDLLKKNGRFVFLHLEKIPGISFDREGLKFIAKYVQPTGIVTTKSSLIQFAKKEGLLTIQRLFLVDTDALKHGLQTSSEIKPDALELMPGLIPELITKVKSKTDLPIITGGLISNKEHIQAALESGAMAVSTGKPWLWKKPEFPG
- a CDS encoding haloacid dehalogenase type II translates to MTVKTILFDAYGTLFDVYSVKEKCEQYFKGKGEAISRTWREKQLEYCFLSQILQAYKPFDDLTKKALVAALDIHQVHGSGEIMEDLMKAYEQLSPYEETEEVLTKLKDKQTFIYSNGTQGMLDPLVRNSGLENLLGILSADEVRQYKPSPSAYQYAMDKLGLHKTDILFVSSNQWDIAGASSFGFKTAWVNRKEEPVSRMGFKPAIIVSDLRELLEEI